DNA from Rubripirellula lacrimiformis:
TCCCCAGCGTCAGGCCACCGAGCGTGTTGTAGTCGTTGATTTTCAGCCAGTCAGCATCACCGGCACCCGTGAACGTATTGCCGCTGATCGTGCCGGTGTAGTCGAACTGTCCGCCATAGCTGCTCCACGCGTTCCCGTTGGGCTGGTAGGTGAAGTGGCCAGTTGAGTTGACGGTAATCGTCCCCGTATTGATGTCGTCGCCGATCAGTGTGATGGCTCCCGCACCACTGCTGATGATCCGATCCCCGATCACTCCAATTCCATCGATGCCGGAGCTGTAGCCATCGCCACCCCATAACAACACGTCACCGCCGCTGGTGGAAATGTCAGCATACAAATCCATCGCATTGTGGTTGTAATTTAACTGCCCGACCGAGGGGCCATTGCCGACGGTCAGCCCATTCCAGGTGTCACTTCCTGCAACGACATCACTTCCGCCAGCCCAGAAGTGGCCGCCACCCGTGTTGACGTTTCCACCGATCGAGACGCCGCCCTGATCGCCACCGTCATAGTCCGACCACAACACGACATTCATGCCGCCCGGGTTCGTGGCAGTAATGCCGCTGCTTAGCTGAATTCGCGAAGCTGACTTTGCGGTGAACGTCGATACGTCGCCTCCCGTCTTGCTGATATTCGCCGCAATGTTGATGGCAGGGTTCGTCGTCGCCAAAGCCTGCAAGAAAATGTCGCCCGTACCGGTGCTGGTTAAATCATTGGCCACCGTGATGATTCCACCGTAAGCCGTCACTCCGCCGCCCACCGTCAGCCCACTGGCCAACGAGCCGAGGTCACCGCTATTGAAAGTCACATTGCCAGTGTTCGTTGATTTACCAATCGTCAAGCCGCCGATCTTCTGGGCCGCGTCCGTGTTCCAGCTGAACCAGTCGGTGTCAACGTTTTGCCCGAACGCGGTGCCGAACGATTGCCAGGTCACGCTTCCGCTGGTGGCGATATCGGGGCGATTGTCGTTGAACCAGTATTGGTCAAACTGAATCGTGAGGTCCGCGGCGCTGGTCGGGACGGGGGTGCCAGATTTGGATCCCAGCGTGAGATCCGTATTGGCTTCCAGTTCCAAGTAACCTGTGGCCTTGTTGCCTTGCAGTGTGATGGGGCCGCTGCTGGCCAGAACGTCGTGTGTTCCAGTGCGGAACATCATGTCGGTCGCCTCGGCACCCGCATGGGCGTCAAGCAGAATGCCACCGCCATCACCGGTGGCATGAATCGACATGTTGGAAGCGAAGTCGATCCCGAAGCTTTTCGTCGAATCCGATGCACTCGCGTCGCCCACGATCACGATGGCATCCGAGGCCACCTTTGCGGAGGTGATCGTGGTATCGCCACCACCGTAGAAGTAGACGCCCTGGCCGTTGCTGTCGCTGGTCCCTGACTGCTGGCCAATGCCTTCGATATGAATTCCACCGGTGCCGCTGTCGATCGTTGTGCCACCACGGATGGCAATCCCTTCCGCACCATGGCCGTTGGCTGCGGTCGCCGTCGCCGATCGACCTCGGAGGCTGATGTCGCCGCCATTGGAATCGAGGGTTGTGCTAACGCCGGCATCCAATATCAACGCTTCGCTGGTGGACGCATTGTACCCTTGCGCGTAGCCGGTCCCCAGTTCATTGCCACCGCCCAGCGTGATGTCGCCACCGCCGGTCAGCAGGTCAATGGTTCCGCTTGTTCGGAGGTCGATCGTGCCGCCGCCCGAGCCATCGGTGTCGGAAGACAACAGCAGGTTGCCGGTTCCGGTTTCCAGATGAATGTTACCTGCGGCTGTTTCGTCGTGAACGTTCCGCTTCGCAAGCAGGCTCAGATTGGCACCATCGCCCGTCAGCCGAACCATGTGTTCGCCAACGAAGATGTCGCGATCTGCCTTCAACGTCAGCGAACCGGTTCCCGTAGAATCAATTTCATCCTGAACGAAAATGTCGCCTGCTTCGGCGCCGACCGTTTGCGTGCTGGTGTCCAGCGTGACGGACGTTCCAGCGTTCAGGGACGCTTCGATCGATGTTCCGGTGACGTCCCCACCCAACGCACTGATCACAATGTTGTAAGGATCCAGCAGCCAGTGTCCGCCGCGCCCCGCGTCCACCGTCACGGTGCTTTCAATATTCAGGTCATGCCCCGACGTTTCGATCTGTCCGCCGTTGCCCAGCAGATCGCCTGCTTGGGCCAGCAGCGTTCCGGCCACGCTGGTGATGGAATCGGAGTTAAAAATGTCCGACCACAGCACGATCGTTCCGCCGTCGCCGGTTTCGGTGGCTGATGCGTCAATCGTCGCGCCGGCATCCACCGTCACGGTGGTGGCGTGAGTGATGTCGCCGCTGCCCTGCCAGTCGCCGCCGACCAATACATCACCGCCGCCGTGCGTTCCAGTTGCATCGATCGACGAGTTTGTCGTTAGCTTGATGTGATCGGCTTCCATTTGCACGTGCCCGCCAACCGTGGTTCCGTAGCGGAAGTCGTCAAGACTTTCGTTTTCCGAGTCGTCCGCAGTTCGAAACTCTTGACGAGTCCCGCTACGATGCGCCGCGATCGTCCCATCGTGCAGGATCTTGCCATTCGGATTGACGAGGTAGACCTCGCCGCCGCTGGTGGCCGCACCGGTCGCTCGGATCGTGCCCGTGTTTTGAATCAATCCGGCCGTGGGACTGATCCCGCTTTCCAGCGTCGCCATCGATGGCTGCACATAGGTGACACCGTTATCGAGCGTCACGCTGCCGCCCGAGGCCAGCGTGATGTTGCCGCCATTGCTTTGGATGGTGCCGTGATTGGCGATGTCGCCAGCAATCAGGTGGGCACCGCCGGTGCCGGTGACGATCGATCCATTGTTGACGATACTGCCGGCGCCTTCGCCTCGCAAGAACGTCAAGGCCCCACCGTTCATGAAGTCTTGGTTGCCGATATCGAAGGTCGACGCGGTAAACCCGTTCGTGTTCACCATGCCCGAACTAGACACAACGATTCCCGACGGATTGACCAAGAAGACATTTCCATTGGAATTCAACGACCCGGCAATCGTCGACGGCATGTTGGGCGTCGTGACGCGGTTCAGAATCGCTGAACTGGCATCCGGCAGATTAAAATTAGCAGTGTTGCCCGCACCGATGTTGAAGGAATCCCAGTTCACGATGGCGCGGTTGGATGTCGCGTTCACATTCATCACGCCGCCGGATTGCGAGATGGCGGCTTGTCCCGCAACGACGTCGGCACCGGTTGGCATCTGTGCTGACGCGTTACTCGCGGTCAAACCAACCGAACAGATGACGGCCAGTAACGCCGCTCTTTTTCTTCTAGCGGTTCGACTGATGCAGAAACTTGTTGCTGTGAACCGTCTCGCAGATGGACTGGAAAGAGTCATCTAAGTGCCTAATTATTGGTGCCCCGAGATTCTCTGCCCGAGAATCCCTGTGCAACTCTTACCGATGTTTCGCATTTGTCAGTTAGGTTCTCCTGTCTTATTAGCGAAAGTGGGGCAACTGATAGCCTGTGCCGATATTAACGGTGGGGAAATATCGACGTGAATTCTGAACGTTTGATGAACGCAGAACATTCCCCCTGTTCAATACAGCCGGAATTTTGTGCACAGCAAAGGAAATCGTTTCAATGCATTCTGCCACCGGATGACAGTCCATCACCCCTGCAGGCCGATTGCGTTCAATGAATGCGAAAGGCAATGGCGCGAAGGATTGTGTCAACAAGAGTGCCTTCCGTGGGGCAATTCAAGGATGATGGGATGCTTCGGACGATTTTGCGGGTTGCAATTGCGACCGGTGTGGCAGGTCTCGTGTGCTTTTTCAGTGCGGGGGCCCTGCATGCGCAAAACTACGAGGCATACAAACCTCTGAAGCTGCCCGTCCGGCCCGGTCAGATTCCGGAAGTCGATGCCAAGTCAGACTTGCCCCCCCGCGTAGAAGATGATCGCGTGTTGGTGGAAACACTCGACGCGGTCGTGATCGTAGATCAGAGCGACAAGATCGATCAATCGGCGGCGGTCGATTCGCTGGTCGGCATCCACTATGACTTCGACGAACCAGATTCGTTGGTCTATAAGCACGCCGTGCAGGCGATTGTGCAGCAAGCGATCGGGCAACCGATCACGCTGCGGCGGATCAACTCGCTGTCACGCGAAATCATCCAGCATTACCAGCGGTGCAAGCAGCCGATCGTTGATGTCGTCATTCCCGAGCAACGCATCACGGGCGGGACGCTGTATCTTGTCGTGACCGAAACCCGCATTGGTCGCGTGATGGTTCGCAGCGGACAGCATTTCGACTGCAAGCCTACTGCAAAATGGATTCAGCAGTCGCGTCGTGGCAATCGACTGTACGAACCGCACATCGAAAACGACCTGTTCTGGATGAACCAGAACCCGTTCCGGCGAGTCAGTGTCGACTTTCAGAAAGGTGACGCTGCGGGGACGACGGACGTGATCTACGAGACCGAAGACATGTTTCCGTTACGCGGTTACATGGGCATCGATGATAGCGGCGTGTCCACGCTGAACTACGGTCGGTTTTTTGCTGGTTTCCAGTACGGGAATTTCCTCGGACGTGGCGGCATCTTGGGGTATCAGTTCACGACGGACGAAGAGTTCAAATTGCTGCATGCCCACTCCGTCAGTTTGGATCAACCGCTCAACCGAGACTACGCGCTGCAGGCGTACGGCAGTTGGGCCGGCGTCGTACCGATGCTGTCCAGCGGGTTCGCCCAGGACGGTGAAAGTTATCAATTCGGTGGTCAACTGATTCGGCATCTCTCGCGAGACCGGTTCCACAGCCGAAACCTCAGTGCGGGATTCGATTTCAAGTCAACGAACAACAACTTGGAATTCGACGGTACCCAGGTCAGTGGCTCCGTCGCCGATCTGTTCCAACTTCGCTTTGGATACGACAGTTTCCAACGCATCGACAGGGATCAATACCGGCTGTTCCGAGCCGACATGTTCATCGGACCGGGTGGTGGCATGTCGGGCAGCCACTCGGCAGCCGCCTTTCATACGATTCGCCCCGGCACTTCGCCCGACTACGTCTATGGGCGGATGCGATACGAACGCGCCGACGTCGTGCGAGACGCTTGGTCGCTGACGACGCGATTGACCGGGCAGGCATCATCGGAACGACTGCTGTTCAGCGAAACGCTTGGTCTAGGTGGCTACGACACCATTCGAGGCGCCGACAGTCGAGCGTACAACGCGGATCACGGTTGGATTGCGAATTTCGAACTTGGCCCCAAGACCTATCGGTACGGCACCGCACAAAACCAACGAACGCTGCGAACTTACGGGTTCGTCGATATGGGCAACGGTTACCTCGATCAGCCTCTTGCCGGCGAAGACGCTTACACGTTCGCTCTCAGCACTGGCGTTGGGATGCGATTCCAGGTCAGCGATCGTATCATCGCCCGGTTCGACTATGGATTCGGAATCGAGGAGATCGATGGAATTGGCCGAAGTGACCGTGGCCACTTTGGCGTCACATGGATCCCTGGCCGCCGACTCTAAGCCCATCACCCGAAGCGTTTTGGCGTTAGGATGGGGAACGTGCAATGCGGTCGGGATCGCATTTTCAACCTTTGAAACTCTGTAGAAAAAGAGCATTCAGCCAATGGCTTCGCCGCGAAAACACGCTTACACAACCGAACCACAGGATCCCAATCCAGCTGCCGAGACGACGTTTGCCGAGCGTGCTCGAACGATGCTGTCGCTGAATCAAGTCGGTGTCATCTCCACTCAATCGGAAAAGTGCAAAGGGTTTCCGTTCGGTTCGACGATGCCGTACGCGTTGGATGCAAGCGGGCGGCCGCTGTTCCTGATCAGCGCGATGGCGATGCACACCAAGAACCTCCGTGTGGATCCTCGTGCGTCGCTGTTTGTCACCGACCCAACAGCGCATCTTGACCCGCTGGGTGCCGGCCGGTTAACGCTGGTCGGCAGCGCCGAACCAGTGCCCGATGACGAACTGGACGATGCACGTGCGGCGTATTTAAGCCGCCATCCGAACGCCAGCTACTATGTCGACTTTGCCGATTTCTCGTTTTGGCGGCTCAATCCCTTGGACCTCTATTTTGTCGGAGGCTTTGGGGTGATGGGCTGGGTACAGGGCGAAGATTTCCAGAGCGCGGTTGCCGACCCATTGGCCGAAGCCGCCACGGGTATCTTGCAACACATGAATGACGACCATGCCGCTGCGATGCTGGATATCGCTCGCGCGGAGAAAGACATCGTCGCCTCGGAAGCAAAGATGACGGCGGTGGACCGGCTCGGTTTTCATTTGCGGCTTCAAACGCCAGAACGCATTCAATCGGTTCGTATCGGATTCCCCCACGAGGTCAAGAGTGCCGAAGAATGCCACCAAGTTCTTGTTGCGATGGTAAAGCAGGCTCGCGCCAATGAAACACCCGAACGCTAACGCTTGGATGCGAAAGCCCGACGTGCATCCCGCTAGCCCGTTAGCCGGCTAGAAACGATCCGGCCTCTGGCTACGTCGAGAGCTACTTGCTTGGCTGCTACTTGGCTGCTACTTGGCTGCTTCGACGGCTTGGTCCGCGTCGGCCTTGTCGCCTGCGTCCAATTCGGGTGCCTCTTGCGTCCGTCGGGCATCGGGTTCGTGACTCAATTCAATCATCAACGGAAAATGGTCCGAACCGATGGGTTCCAAGGTTTGCAATTGGACGACACGGAAATCGTCGGAGTGAAAAAGATAGTCCAGCGGATACCGCATGAACCAAGATGTCGCATCGAAGGTAGAGAAGAAGCCGCGTCCTTCCCGCGGATCCAACATGCCGCTGACCTCCTGAAACAAATCCGTTGTCCGCGACCAGCCGACATCGTTCATGTCGCCCAACACGATCGCGGACTGGTCGTCAGCCACCTCGCGGCCGACCAGCACCAATTCGGCGTCCCGTTTGGCGGTGCTTTCGCCGGGACGCGGAGGGTTGGGGTGGATCGCAAACACTCGCACGGGCTGGCCATTTCGCAGCCGGACGGATGCGTCGATCGACGGGATGTCGTCCTTCACCAACCCGCGAACGCGGCACGAGAGGACTTCCAGGTTGGTGTACAGTGCGATTCCGTATTTGTTTTCCAACGGGTGTTTCTTGACGAACGCAAATTGATCGTCCAACGATTCCAGATCATCCATCCAGCGATCATTCACCTCGCACAACACCAACAAATCCGGTTGCTGTCGCCGCACGATATCGATCACCGCCTGCGCGTTCTCGTTTTCCTGCAGCACGTTCATCGACACGATCCGCAGCCGTTTCGCTGGATCATCTGATCGCGCCGACTGCACGCTTTCGGGAGCGAAGGGCAGATAGGGAAAGATCCAGTAAACCTGAATCAGGCAACCAACCAACATCATCCCCATCAACCATTTAGTCAGCCACCGTCGACGGTAAAGCGCCAAGATCAACAGCGTGACGGTGTACACGAACAGCAATTGCAGACGCGGATAGTCGCCGATTCGAATCCACCACCAATTGACCGGCAGAAGCGGGCCTAGTGCGGTGGCGTACAACACCGCACACCAAACCAGCACGGCGTACCAAAGCCAATTGCGATGGTTGCCATCGTCATCATGGTTCATCATTTTCTCGCTTGGCCAATCAAGGGTCGGGGCAGCTCAGCAACGAGCGATCAATACGTGTCGTTTCTTTCTCCCCCCTCTGTTTAACTCTGTCCCCCCGCAAACCGCTGCGCGGCGGGGGCGAGATGACTTTCATCGCGACACTGATTGATCGCTCGTTGCTTAGCGCGGTGGGTTGCCCGTTCGCAGCACCGGATGGTGCCGAAGTGCATTGGACACTTGCATCGATGTGCAAGATTCATGTCACGCAGCGGCGGTACCACGAACAAAGACAATGCAGCGTAGCCCGGTTCGTCGGTTCCCCACAAGCACTGGTCGTGCGGGGGATCATTTCCGGCCGATGGGTCACGGACGTCGTGGGGATGTGTGCGGCGAGTGATTCTGAAGCGGCGGCAAACCGACGATCGCAATCAACCAAGCTCACCAGCGTTCAGTACGTAAAATCACTGAAGCGAAGCTGCGTCACGTCGATTTGTGGCCAAAACGCCAGCAGAGCAGCACCGCCCAATGCGGCGATGCCAAACGTGCAAGCGACGTACAGCAACAACGTTCGGCTTCCCAACATGGCCACCGCGGCGGCTTTGAAGAACAGATTCGACATCGTTGCGACCATGATCACACGCCATGCCGTTCCCGCATCGATATGGTCCTCGTTGAACATTTTTGCGGTCGACAACGTGATCGCATCCATGTCCGTCAATCCCGACACACCCGCGATCCAGTAGAGAGCTTGGTCGCCAAACATTTCTTTGGCGGCTGCCACCATGAACAGAACCAGGGCGTAGAGGATGCCAAAGATGATGGCCGGTTTCAACTGAGCCGGGTTGTCGTGATCAGCCGCCTGAGCCTCCATCTTGCGGAGAG
Protein-coding regions in this window:
- a CDS encoding HugZ family pyridoxamine 5'-phosphate oxidase, giving the protein MASPRKHAYTTEPQDPNPAAETTFAERARTMLSLNQVGVISTQSEKCKGFPFGSTMPYALDASGRPLFLISAMAMHTKNLRVDPRASLFVTDPTAHLDPLGAGRLTLVGSAEPVPDDELDDARAAYLSRHPNASYYVDFADFSFWRLNPLDLYFVGGFGVMGWVQGEDFQSAVADPLAEAATGILQHMNDDHAAAMLDIARAEKDIVASEAKMTAVDRLGFHLRLQTPERIQSVRIGFPHEVKSAEECHQVLVAMVKQARANETPER
- a CDS encoding endonuclease/exonuclease/phosphatase family protein, which gives rise to MMNHDDDGNHRNWLWYAVLVWCAVLYATALGPLLPVNWWWIRIGDYPRLQLLFVYTVTLLILALYRRRWLTKWLMGMMLVGCLIQVYWIFPYLPFAPESVQSARSDDPAKRLRIVSMNVLQENENAQAVIDIVRRQQPDLLVLCEVNDRWMDDLESLDDQFAFVKKHPLENKYGIALYTNLEVLSCRVRGLVKDDIPSIDASVRLRNGQPVRVFAIHPNPPRPGESTAKRDAELVLVGREVADDQSAIVLGDMNDVGWSRTTDLFQEVSGMLDPREGRGFFSTFDATSWFMRYPLDYLFHSDDFRVVQLQTLEPIGSDHFPLMIELSHEPDARRTQEAPELDAGDKADADQAVEAAK
- a CDS encoding ShlB/FhaC/HecB family hemolysin secretion/activation protein — protein: MLRTILRVAIATGVAGLVCFFSAGALHAQNYEAYKPLKLPVRPGQIPEVDAKSDLPPRVEDDRVLVETLDAVVIVDQSDKIDQSAAVDSLVGIHYDFDEPDSLVYKHAVQAIVQQAIGQPITLRRINSLSREIIQHYQRCKQPIVDVVIPEQRITGGTLYLVVTETRIGRVMVRSGQHFDCKPTAKWIQQSRRGNRLYEPHIENDLFWMNQNPFRRVSVDFQKGDAAGTTDVIYETEDMFPLRGYMGIDDSGVSTLNYGRFFAGFQYGNFLGRGGILGYQFTTDEEFKLLHAHSVSLDQPLNRDYALQAYGSWAGVVPMLSSGFAQDGESYQFGGQLIRHLSRDRFHSRNLSAGFDFKSTNNNLEFDGTQVSGSVADLFQLRFGYDSFQRIDRDQYRLFRADMFIGPGGGMSGSHSAAAFHTIRPGTSPDYVYGRMRYERADVVRDAWSLTTRLTGQASSERLLFSETLGLGGYDTIRGADSRAYNADHGWIANFELGPKTYRYGTAQNQRTLRTYGFVDMGNGYLDQPLAGEDAYTFALSTGVGMRFQVSDRIIARFDYGFGIEEIDGIGRSDRGHFGVTWIPGRRL